One window of Mediterraneibacter gnavus ATCC 29149 genomic DNA carries:
- a CDS encoding DUF1905 domain-containing protein translates to MKHRNEYYSLNSNIVNMGVKNPDGSICYIIGIRKEIRNKIGKQPGDQVTVTVKEV, encoded by the coding sequence ATGAAACATAGAAACGAGTATTACTCTCTAAATTCTAATATTGTAAATATGGGAGTTAAAAATCCAGACGGTAGCATTTGTTATATTATTGGAATCCGAAAAGAAATTAGAAACAAGATTGGAAAACAGCCTGGAGATCAGGTAACTGTAACAGTGAAAGAGGTATAG
- a CDS encoding 4Fe-4S binding protein — protein sequence MIRRIIQIDEEKCNGCGVCAAACHEGAIGMVDGKAKLLRDDYCDGLGDCLPQCPTGAIRFVEREAAPYDEQAVLENQRKKAEQSTTEFSGCPGQRMRQLHPESGHNTEQKCAAQSSQLAQWPCQIKLVPVHAPYFNGAKLLIAADCTAYAYANVHQEFMRGKVTLIGCPKLDEGDYSEKLTQIIAENEIQSVTILRMEVPCCGGLEMAAKKALQNSGKFIPWQVVTVSIGGKILD from the coding sequence ATGATCAGAAGAATTATTCAGATAGATGAAGAAAAATGCAACGGATGCGGAGTCTGTGCAGCTGCATGTCATGAAGGTGCAATCGGGATGGTCGATGGAAAGGCAAAACTGTTAAGGGATGATTATTGTGACGGTCTGGGTGACTGTCTGCCGCAGTGTCCGACAGGAGCAATCCGTTTTGTGGAGCGGGAGGCTGCCCCATACGATGAGCAGGCAGTGCTGGAAAACCAGAGAAAAAAAGCAGAGCAGTCAACGACAGAATTTTCCGGCTGTCCGGGACAGCGAATGAGACAGCTTCATCCAGAAAGCGGTCATAATACCGAGCAAAAGTGTGCCGCACAGTCGTCACAGCTGGCACAGTGGCCATGCCAGATCAAACTGGTTCCGGTACATGCACCGTATTTTAATGGGGCGAAACTGTTGATTGCTGCAGATTGTACAGCTTATGCATACGCAAATGTACATCAGGAGTTTATGCGTGGAAAAGTAACACTTATTGGATGTCCTAAGCTGGATGAAGGAGATTACAGTGAGAAGCTGACACAGATCATTGCGGAAAATGAGATTCAGAGTGTAACAATTCTTCGTATGGAAGTGCCATGCTGCGGAGGCCTGGAAATGGCGGCAAAGAAAGCACTGCAAAACAGCGGAAAATTTATTCCATGGCAGGTCGTGACAGTTTCGATTGGCGGAAAGATTTTAGATTAG
- a CDS encoding Crp/Fnr family transcriptional regulator codes for MKKVQTPLFQGITENEWNEMQNCSCMRQQSFEKNELIFRMGESVREIGIVLTGSVNIENVDLWGNKSLLSNISAGQVFAETYAFCQEPLMVNAVAAEYTNLLFLNLETLMQPRYKDTLWTDKIMQNLLRISIYKNLILSNRIFCTTPKTIRGRLLIYLSSQASKAESTVFQISFNRQELADYLNLDRSALSKELGKMRDEGILEFRKNQFVLHQLPE; via the coding sequence ATGAAAAAAGTTCAGACCCCTCTGTTTCAGGGAATTACAGAAAATGAATGGAACGAAATGCAAAACTGCAGTTGCATGCGTCAGCAGTCTTTTGAAAAAAATGAACTTATTTTTCGAATGGGAGAATCCGTCCGAGAAATCGGAATTGTTCTGACGGGAAGTGTTAATATCGAAAATGTAGATCTCTGGGGAAATAAAAGTCTGCTGAGCAACATCTCGGCAGGACAAGTATTTGCAGAAACCTACGCTTTTTGTCAGGAGCCTTTGATGGTGAATGCAGTAGCCGCTGAATATACAAATCTTCTTTTCCTGAATCTGGAGACTTTGATGCAGCCCCGCTATAAAGATACTCTCTGGACGGACAAGATCATGCAGAATCTCCTTCGAATTTCCATTTACAAAAATCTCATCCTGTCCAACCGGATTTTCTGCACAACCCCAAAGACCATCCGGGGACGTCTGCTGATCTATCTGTCCTCTCAGGCGTCCAAAGCCGAAAGCACGGTCTTTCAAATTTCTTTTAACCGACAGGAACTGGCAGATTATCTCAACCTGGATCGCAGTGCCCTCTCGAAAGAACTTGGAAAAATGCGCGACGAAGGAATTCTGGAATTCCGCAAGAATCAATTCGTTCTTCACCAGCTGCCGGAGTAG